The Homo sapiens chromosome 1 genomic scaffold, GRCh38.p14 alternate locus group ALT_REF_LOCI_2 HSCHR1_ALT2_1_CTG32_1 genomic interval tgaaacttgTAAATTCATTCCAAAATGTCCCTGCATCATAATCACAGCTAAAGTCTTCCCAGAAAGAGGAGTTATTATGTCCTTATTCTTGGCAAGGGCTctcaaaatttaacatttaatatgtCAGAAGTTGAAAAGTTggaaagttttaatttctttcagagaaaatgtggaaacagcTATTATGGATTATTTCAGAACGGCCAGATATATTTTGTGTCTATTGcccttatttattttgtaactatttaaaaattcaacttcaAATCACATTTACATAATAGTTGTTCCCTGAATAGACTGACTGTGACCTCCTTAAGTGCACTCAAGTTCAATTTTTCTTTGATTCATCTTCTGCATATAACACAGAGGCTGTGAGTATCATGATAGAGAAGGAAACAGTGAGTTGAAGTCAGAGGCGATTCATCGTCAGTATAACACAGGCTGTGAGTGTCACGGTAGAGGGAGAAACAGTGAGTTGAAGTCAGATGCCTCAGTGTTGTTTGATTTTCCTCCCTGCTTCTCAGTTTGTATGAAAGATTGATTGTGGCAAGTAATAAAGCACATGAGGTTTGCAAAAACAACTAAAGCCTTGTCTGATAAACAGCAGTGACCCTCCAAATTCTAGTTCTTCCTCGCTGAGATTTAATGAGCTTTAAAATGAGAGGAGCTTTAAGGAGATGAGGTTGGAGGACCACATACTAGGCAGGAAGGACATAGGAGTCTCCAAAAAGCTCTGCATAACCAGggttaaaataagaaatgttataGTTATATATTCACCTGTGtatgtttacataaatatattatatatatttatataaaaccagAGTatttacacataaacacacaaatataaaatccaaattgtttttttttaaagtgggtcATATGCTTTATTTTGCAGAACTtctgccatttttattttgaaagtcagCTTCTTAAATGTATGAATAGGTACTGAATCTGGAGAATGGAagtaatatatcttatataataaTAGTAGCAACAATCTCTTAGGTTGTGCAGAATAGTTAGCTTAAAGAGTTAACATCTACACTAAGAGTATATGTGTTTATTCATCGGAAACTgtactattctaagcactttcaTTACATTTCCTCATTTTACCCTCACCACACCTGAGCTCAAAcatgatttttatcctttttgatgTAGATTGGAGAAAGGAATGGCAGACAGAGAAAAAGGTGGACCCATAGCTGGAGTCTACTGTGTGTGGGCTCCTCACTTCACGTCTCTCGATGTCTAAAGGGTCAGCTGTGTGTGAGGACCCTTCCCTGCTCATGAGAATGTGAGGCTCGCTCCACGCAATCACAGAGCCTCACAGCATGGCCTGATCCTATGGGAGGAGGAGGTTCAAACATctggcataattttttttccaagttacGCTTTAGTTACTTGCTAAATCTTTCTTATATCATATATACCTCTGAGTATTTTGAAGATGCCTATTGTTTCTTAAACCAGCGATGTTGATTCAATTCAGCTGTCTATGACAAAAACTCTACAATAAGGAGtttgctttatctttctttcaaTGAGTCACTGTTTGTGTTAGCAGAGGAGGGAGGTTCTGCAAATTTTCAGTACTTGTTGATAAATGGCATTATCATCaggaaagtttatgaatttgaaCCGTGACAACCTTACTATCAGTTACCAATTCTTCTGGCCTATAGTTGTGAattcttagtttgttttgtgaATTTGTTATATGTCATTTATATACTCAAATCCCCAGACCCACGGGACTCAGGTTAGCACAATGAGCATACACAAATGTGAGTACTCACGAAACACTCATTACAAAGGGACGCGTTACACTGACTCCAAAACTCTCCTTGGTGGCCTAGGTGAAACCTCATGGCCAACATCACCAGGATGGCCAACCACACTGGAAAGTTGGATTTCATCCTCATGGGACTCTTCAGACGATCCAAACATCCAGCTCTACTTAGTGTGgtcatctttgtggttttcctGAAGGCGTTGTCTGGAAATGCTGTCCTGATCCTTCTGATACACTGTGACGCCCACCTCCACAGCCCCATGTACTTTTTCATCAGTCAATTGTCTCTCATGGACATGGCGTACATTTCTGTCACTGTGCCCAAGATGCTCCTGGACCAGGTCATGGGTGTGAATAAGGTCTCAGCCCCTGAGTGTGGGATGCAGATGTTCCTCTATCTGACACTAGCAGGTTCGGAATTTTTCCTTCTAGCCACCATGGCCTATGACCGCTACGTGGCCATCTGCCATCCTCTCCGTTACCCTGTCCTCATGAACCATAGGGTCTGTCTTTTCCTGGCATCGGGCTGCTGGTTCCTGGGCTCAGTGGATGGCTTCATGCTCACTCCCATCACCATGAGCTTCCCCTTCTGCAGATCCTGGGAGATTCATCATTTCTTCTGTGAAGTCCCTGCTGTAACGATCCTGTCCTGCTCAGACACCTCACTCTATGAGACCCTCATGTACCTATGCTGTGTCCTCATGCTCCTCATCCCTGTGACGATCATTTCAAGCTCCTATTTACTCATCCTCCTCACCGTCCACAGGATGAACTCAGCAGAGGGCCGGAAAAAGGCCTTTGCCACCTGCTCCTCCCACCTGACTGTGGTCATCCTCTTCTATGGGGCTGCCGTCTACACCTACATGCTCCCCAGCTCCTACCACACCCCTGAGAAGGACATGATGGTATCTGTCTTCTATACCATCCTCACTCCGGTGCTGAACCCTTTAATCTATAGTCTTAGGAATAAGGATGTCATGGGGGCTCTGAAGAAAATGTTAACTGTGAGATTCGTCCTTTAGGAAATTATAAAGTAGGAAATTTGgatataaagatttattttccttttctctacccATCAGATACTTAGGATTTTATCCCTGTTATTCCTTAGACTCTCATACAATGATGCCTCATCTCATATTCATCTCATTTTGAGGAATTCTTTCACTGTGTGGAAACTCTATTTTATAGTCTTTGTCCATCCAAA includes:
- the OR2T5 gene encoding olfactory receptor 2T5 gives rise to the protein MANITRMANHTGKLDFILMGLFRRSKHPALLSVVIFVVFLKALSGNAVLILLIHCDAHLHSPMYFFISQLSLMDMAYISVTVPKMLLDQVMGVNKVSAPECGMQMFLYLTLAGSEFFLLATMAYDRYVAICHPLRYPVLMNHRVCLFLASGCWFLGSVDGFMLTPITMSFPFCRSWEIHHFFCEVPAVTILSCSDTSLYETLMYLCCVLMLLIPVTIISSSYLLILLTVHRMNSAEGRKKAFATCSSHLTVVILFYGAAVYTYMLPSSYHTPEKDMMVSVFYTILTPVLNPLIYSLRNKDVMGALKKMLTVRFVL